A genomic region of Helicoverpa zea isolate HzStark_Cry1AcR chromosome 8, ilHelZeax1.1, whole genome shotgun sequence contains the following coding sequences:
- the LOC124632654 gene encoding uncharacterized protein LOC124632654 — protein MCEDLSVQLCNNMASVQIVFLVIVFLVGVGLCQNNATVAPAATTAATASSSSSSSISTSSTTTTQSMFQNFNSMLTAVPKSFMEACEYGKKAVVNVLESILAQKQKFLSQL, from the exons ATGTGTGAAGATTTGAGTGTACAGTTGTGTAATAATATGGCGTCAGTACAGATTGTGTTCCTAGTAATAGTTTTTTTAGTGGGGGTGGGTTTGTGTCAAAATAATGCGACGGTTGCCCCTGCAGCAACTACTGCGGCCACTGCATCATCGTCTTCCTCTTCATCCATATCGACGTCTTCTACTACAACTACGCAATCA ATGTTTCAAAATTTTAACTCGATGCTAACTGCAGTTCCGAAGAGCTTCATGGAAGCTTGTGAATAT GGAAAGAAAGCCGTGGTAAATGTCTTGGAATCAATACTTGCCCAGAAACAAAagtttttatcacaattataa